A genomic window from Providencia alcalifaciens includes:
- a CDS encoding phage protein, whose protein sequence is MRQFGRQLKLVIGSNKESLEITNLRVTFEVKKTLTPEPNPAVIRIYNLNASHRNLLTSKEFNRALLSVGYEDLRQIYAGDIVEANTLRDGEDFISELICGDGFQAYTTKLINKTLSAGKSDSEILKENTQAMGIETGVTDLPKDRQLPRGKVMFGDPRELLHKIAKNNNAQWSIQDGQMTVLPKDKVLADNEGFVLSQETGMIGSPEKSDDGLHLTCLYNPALRIGGLVRVQSIMPEYNGDFKITELSHSGDFMGDEWYSQVTCIGGKFKKVEK, encoded by the coding sequence GTGAGGCAATTCGGACGACAGCTTAAGCTTGTGATCGGTAGTAATAAAGAATCACTGGAAATAACAAACCTTAGAGTCACCTTTGAAGTCAAAAAAACATTAACACCAGAACCCAATCCCGCAGTTATCCGCATTTATAACCTCAACGCATCTCATCGAAACTTACTAACAAGCAAAGAATTTAATCGGGCCTTGTTATCTGTTGGCTATGAAGATCTACGGCAAATCTACGCGGGGGATATTGTTGAAGCTAACACACTGAGAGATGGTGAGGATTTTATTAGTGAGCTGATATGCGGTGATGGGTTTCAAGCCTATACCACCAAGCTTATCAATAAAACTTTATCTGCAGGTAAAAGTGACTCTGAAATCCTCAAAGAGAACACGCAAGCGATGGGGATTGAAACGGGCGTGACAGATTTGCCAAAGGACAGACAACTACCGCGAGGTAAAGTTATGTTCGGTGATCCTCGTGAGTTACTCCATAAAATAGCCAAAAATAATAATGCTCAGTGGTCAATTCAAGACGGACAAATGACGGTCTTACCGAAAGATAAGGTGCTTGCAGACAATGAAGGCTTTGTGCTTTCACAAGAGACTGGAATGATTGGATCACCCGAAAAGTCGGATGATGGTCTTCATTTAACGTGCTTGTACAACCCTGCCTTGCGGATTGGAGGACTGGTCAGAGTCCAGTCAATCATGCCGGAATATAACGGTGATTTTAAAATCACTGAATTGAGCCATTCGGGTGATTTTATGGGTGATGAATGGTATTCGCAGGTCACTTGCATTGGCGGTAAGTTTAAGAAGGTTGAGAAATGA
- a CDS encoding phage baseplate protein, with translation MLEPPMDLTSGLYTGRASVITRTIGDFMLDCTVREDHESSLRITKNPIESGADIADHAILEPKVLTVTGIVVGYEPPQHIKNKLGFDTSILDEYPLPIEITASVNQAEAILGQYMSLGESVKDKATKAIAPWYPNSGIGSADQSQTLDRVGRAYDCLLVIQKSGETIDVQTGIRLYKNMMITNIGSSQDKPGSAEITLTLEEIFIVENQSAQGLHPDLKGQPKKSSMGRTQPKSKGTESKGSNKSTLKDIFG, from the coding sequence ATGTTGGAGCCACCGATGGACTTAACAAGCGGATTATACACGGGGCGAGCCTCTGTTATCACTCGAACTATTGGTGACTTCATGCTCGATTGTACTGTTAGAGAAGATCATGAATCTTCATTACGAATAACAAAGAACCCGATTGAGTCTGGGGCTGATATTGCGGATCACGCGATATTGGAGCCAAAAGTATTAACCGTGACGGGAATTGTTGTTGGGTATGAACCCCCGCAGCATATTAAAAATAAGCTGGGATTTGATACGAGTATTTTAGATGAGTACCCACTTCCTATTGAGATCACCGCATCAGTAAATCAAGCGGAAGCTATCTTGGGACAATATATGTCGCTGGGAGAGTCAGTAAAGGATAAAGCGACTAAAGCTATCGCACCATGGTATCCAAATTCAGGGATTGGCAGCGCAGATCAATCCCAAACATTAGACAGAGTGGGTCGTGCGTATGACTGCCTGTTAGTCATACAAAAATCGGGTGAGACGATAGATGTTCAAACGGGGATCCGCTTATACAAAAACATGATGATAACGAATATTGGGTCATCACAAGATAAGCCGGGATCTGCGGAAATCACTCTAACGCTTGAGGAGATATTTATTGTTGAGAATCAATCTGCTCAAGGGCTTCATCCTGATTTAAAAGGCCAGCCTAAAAAATCAAGTATGGGTAGAACACAGCCGAAGAGCAAAGGGACAGAGTCAAAGGGAAGTAACAAATCGACATTGAAGGATATTTTTGGATGA
- a CDS encoding Gp138 family membrane-puncturing spike protein, producing MTEPTLLDVMNRQAENQRQDIHTALPAKVVSCDGHSVTVELMISHLMKDGSSIALPPLVDVPVGFYRGGGFCVTVPLEAGDEGLAIFAERCIDGWYASGNQSAPLDTRFHDLSDAFFFPQGSSQPNKISDYSSDSLSMQTDDGSTYIRMQKGKIKIKGDIEHVGNSEQTGQHEQKGNWSQTQGEAKSTGKISAAVGVFGGVDVEKHNHPDSHGGNTGEPNK from the coding sequence ATGACAGAGCCAACTCTACTCGATGTAATGAATCGACAGGCTGAAAACCAGCGCCAAGATATCCATACCGCATTACCGGCTAAAGTTGTTTCTTGCGATGGACACAGTGTCACGGTTGAATTAATGATCAGCCATTTAATGAAAGATGGTAGTTCAATAGCGCTGCCGCCTTTGGTAGATGTTCCAGTTGGTTTTTATCGAGGGGGTGGATTTTGCGTCACTGTACCTCTAGAAGCCGGTGATGAGGGGTTGGCAATATTTGCCGAGCGTTGTATTGACGGGTGGTATGCATCTGGAAATCAATCAGCCCCTCTCGATACCCGATTTCATGATCTCTCTGATGCCTTTTTCTTCCCGCAAGGTAGTAGTCAACCAAATAAAATATCGGATTACTCCAGTGATTCTCTATCGATGCAGACCGATGATGGCTCTACTTATATCCGCATGCAAAAAGGGAAAATAAAAATAAAGGGCGACATAGAGCATGTGGGTAATAGTGAGCAGACAGGGCAACACGAACAGAAAGGAAACTGGAGTCAGACTCAAGGCGAGGCTAAATCAACAGGTAAAATTTCTGCTGCCGTTGGGGTATTTGGCGGTGTCGATGTTG
- a CDS encoding structural cement protein Gp24 has protein sequence METGKNRYLGKRWFAGQVARAGESGIVAPSYINVGDTPIKGGYFVAMGNVAQGCKNVTSATDKILGVAMVIGVHHEFKPGRNLSPMTLPHGSEVVVQMAEDSTLALGDAVTVVAKGKDIGTASHNGDIKTNFYVTDVNGSLAKIMRNEVTPAAAGTGE, from the coding sequence ATGGAAACCGGAAAAAATCGTTATTTAGGAAAACGCTGGTTTGCTGGTCAAGTGGCACGAGCTGGTGAGTCTGGCATTGTTGCTCCATCTTATATCAATGTTGGAGATACGCCTATTAAGGGCGGCTATTTTGTGGCGATGGGCAATGTGGCTCAAGGGTGTAAGAACGTCACTTCAGCAACGGATAAAATTCTCGGTGTTGCGATGGTGATTGGCGTACACCATGAATTTAAGCCGGGTAGAAATTTGTCTCCAATGACATTACCTCACGGCTCTGAAGTTGTCGTACAGATGGCAGAGGATAGTACGTTAGCGCTTGGTGATGCGGTTACCGTCGTTGCGAAGGGTAAAGATATCGGCACGGCAAGTCACAATGGCGATATCAAAACCAATTTCTATGTTACAGATGTCAATGGCAGCCTTGCCAAGATTATGCGTAACGAAGTTACACCGGCAGCAGCAGGTACAGGAGAGTAA
- a CDS encoding phage minor head protein: MRSTMELQQLLVRKQGRRKPRRRRMQPIKQSKRAEVWYRERLYAVIDEMTNIVINELESLTLNDSPTPPISITAKLSRAIQKVANLSIADIANRLSFGLVNRANQQNKEQTQRIYNQAFGIDLSGLLGDGAIREDMDKAVKENVDLITSIQTDFINEIGEKVFTNLSRGGRHENLTSIIKERGEVSKVRAKFIARDQTAKLNAAFTESRSRALGLDLYEWGGAGDERERDSHFVLNGMLCKYSDPTVYSDDLGKTWKKRKSIGAFEGNPGQDYGCRCVPLPYVSWD; this comes from the coding sequence ATGAGGTCAACAATGGAGCTTCAGCAACTTTTGGTGCGCAAGCAGGGGAGACGTAAGCCTCGCCGCCGGCGAATGCAACCAATCAAACAGAGTAAACGGGCAGAGGTCTGGTATCGAGAACGGCTCTACGCTGTGATTGATGAGATGACGAATATTGTCATCAACGAACTGGAAAGCCTTACATTAAATGACTCACCAACACCACCGATCAGTATTACTGCAAAACTCTCCCGAGCCATACAAAAAGTTGCCAACCTTTCTATTGCTGATATTGCTAATCGTTTGTCATTTGGATTGGTAAACCGAGCTAATCAGCAAAACAAAGAACAAACCCAGCGAATTTATAATCAAGCCTTTGGGATTGACCTTTCAGGGCTTTTGGGTGATGGCGCCATACGTGAGGATATGGATAAAGCGGTAAAAGAGAATGTGGATTTAATTACGTCGATTCAAACCGATTTTATCAATGAGATTGGTGAGAAGGTTTTTACGAACCTATCTCGCGGTGGGCGTCATGAAAATCTGACGTCAATTATCAAAGAGCGTGGCGAAGTATCGAAAGTGCGTGCCAAGTTTATCGCGCGTGACCAAACAGCAAAGCTTAACGCCGCATTTACAGAATCACGTAGTCGTGCGCTTGGTCTCGACTTGTACGAGTGGGGCGGTGCTGGTGATGAGCGAGAGCGTGATAGTCATTTTGTGTTGAATGGCATGCTGTGTAAATACTCCGATCCTACTGTTTACTCAGATGATTTGGGGAAGACTTGGAAAAAGCGCAAATCAATTGGAGCATTCGAGGGTAATCCTGGTCAGGATTATGGTTGTCGATGCGTACCTCTCCCTTACGTCTCATGGGATTAA
- a CDS encoding major capsid family protein: MDELEVQDVLEQTAVDFDKTFEKQEYPDIQLGKFMTITNKGNVQTTDVAYGEETGTQDLDNGVIDESTTSLETEDVNIKAKKMGYIDWGKVVVYTRLGVERAKKLGIQLDTSKLENLRGVCLRTIQKTALIGHARRTDVTGMLNNRAVNIEDMSKLKSISEMTGEEARAWFINLIKLGYQASDEIIMPNTIAIDNMDLLTLSGLYDSSITNGATNVNALQAIKQSLNEFAGQSIEIVGVPMGFAQGVAKAGVNRAAVYTNDEQTIFTDWARPPSTGAVFQRSSTSFEIPVEAQFTGAIIRKLDRFIYVDYKA; the protein is encoded by the coding sequence ATGGATGAATTAGAAGTTCAAGACGTTTTAGAGCAAACAGCAGTTGATTTTGATAAAACGTTTGAAAAACAAGAGTACCCCGATATTCAGTTGGGTAAGTTTATGACGATTACCAATAAGGGTAATGTTCAAACTACGGATGTGGCCTACGGGGAAGAAACGGGTACTCAAGATCTCGACAACGGTGTGATTGATGAAAGCACAACTTCTTTAGAAACAGAAGATGTGAACATCAAAGCCAAAAAAATGGGTTACATCGATTGGGGTAAAGTGGTCGTTTATACCCGACTGGGCGTTGAGCGTGCTAAAAAGCTCGGCATTCAACTGGATACATCAAAACTTGAAAACCTACGCGGTGTGTGTTTGCGTACCATTCAAAAGACTGCACTTATCGGCCATGCTCGACGTACTGATGTCACTGGCATGCTAAATAATCGTGCAGTTAATATCGAGGATATGTCAAAGCTTAAGTCGATTTCTGAAATGACCGGTGAGGAAGCCCGTGCGTGGTTTATTAATCTCATCAAATTAGGCTATCAGGCCAGTGATGAAATTATCATGCCTAATACGATTGCTATTGATAACATGGACTTATTGACATTATCAGGTTTGTACGATTCCTCGATCACTAACGGAGCGACTAACGTTAATGCTTTGCAAGCGATCAAACAGTCTCTAAATGAATTTGCAGGTCAGTCTATTGAAATCGTGGGTGTGCCTATGGGGTTTGCTCAAGGTGTTGCTAAAGCGGGTGTCAACCGAGCGGCCGTCTATACCAATGACGAGCAAACGATTTTTACTGACTGGGCACGCCCACCGTCAACAGGTGCGGTATTCCAACGTTCAAGTACGAGCTTTGAAATTCCTGTTGAGGCACAATTTACTGGTGCCATCATCCGTAAGTTAGATCGCTTTATCTACGTAGATTACAAAGCTTAG
- a CDS encoding phage protein, producing MAIYRHDRSVLTLNGYEITAWDESTDSFSLSPIGDDGAYTIGAAGNGVFVFTGNESGVLTFKLLQHSEDNKFLSDLRNQILSSQSAPTPIEMYMKDTWNGDEFVGHAGFFTTPPTHSRGTGHNPNTWTIQFERIKTKLAKGALN from the coding sequence ATGGCTATTTATCGACATGACCGAAGTGTTTTAACACTGAACGGCTATGAAATTACAGCATGGGATGAGTCAACAGATTCATTCTCCCTTTCGCCGATTGGCGACGATGGTGCATATACCATTGGCGCAGCTGGGAACGGGGTATTTGTATTCACAGGCAATGAGTCGGGTGTATTAACATTTAAGCTACTCCAACACTCAGAAGATAATAAATTTCTATCTGACTTAAGAAACCAGATCCTCAGCAGTCAGTCTGCGCCAACACCGATTGAAATGTACATGAAAGATACGTGGAACGGCGATGAGTTTGTTGGACATGCTGGATTCTTTACAACGCCACCAACCCACAGTCGTGGTACGGGCCATAACCCAAACACATGGACCATTCAATTTGAACGGATCAAAACGAAATTAGCCAAAGGAGCGCTGAACTGA
- a CDS encoding phage neck terminator protein has protein sequence MAITTLLRLDMKAVRLAIAKVSQLPEDKVIDGNGETDVSEWKYFISVNQLNSDPIGTEIKFDGSNEKEIITTTRETIISINAFGKNAYQLLETFESSLNTSFAQQLFKSIGAGIVRKSQIRNLPTAVAGGKEQRAQIDLTLSHNHRIEAPLNRGESVVITTQKG, from the coding sequence ATGGCTATTACGACACTCTTGCGACTCGATATGAAGGCAGTCAGACTGGCGATAGCGAAGGTTTCCCAATTACCTGAAGACAAGGTGATTGATGGTAATGGCGAGACGGATGTATCGGAGTGGAAGTATTTTATTTCAGTGAATCAGCTTAACTCTGACCCCATAGGGACGGAAATTAAGTTTGATGGCTCGAATGAAAAAGAAATCATTACGACAACGCGAGAAACCATTATCTCAATCAATGCTTTCGGTAAAAATGCCTATCAGTTATTAGAAACCTTCGAGTCATCACTGAATACCTCTTTTGCTCAGCAACTATTCAAATCAATAGGCGCTGGCATTGTCCGTAAATCTCAAATTCGCAACCTACCGACAGCAGTCGCCGGTGGCAAAGAACAACGGGCACAAATCGATTTAACACTTTCTCACAATCATCGTATCGAAGCACCGCTCAATCGTGGTGAGTCGGTCGTTATCACTACTCAAAAGGGTTAA
- a CDS encoding phage tail assembly chaperone produces MEKDNITYEHRHSNFIEAKTNSMKLLGVLKGCITLQGDKVDIDVGGVLANIGSPDMQTIEKFILKWVTAKDEEGNVIQLDKVDVFNAHFNKYRSHYFALVLDGIQFHFADFLPAGVASKVNIPNLAALTA; encoded by the coding sequence ATGGAAAAAGATAATATTACTTACGAACATCGCCACAGTAACTTTATTGAAGCGAAAACCAACTCAATGAAATTGCTTGGTGTGTTGAAAGGCTGCATTACTTTGCAGGGGGATAAAGTCGATATCGATGTGGGCGGCGTTCTAGCAAACATTGGCTCACCGGATATGCAAACCATTGAGAAATTCATCTTAAAATGGGTCACCGCTAAAGATGAAGAAGGCAATGTTATTCAGCTGGATAAAGTGGATGTATTCAATGCTCACTTTAATAAATACCGCTCTCATTACTTCGCTTTGGTTCTCGATGGCATTCAATTTCACTTCGCGGATTTTTTGCCCGCTGGGGTTGCATCCAAAGTCAATATACCAAACTTGGCGGCGCTGACAGCGTAA
- a CDS encoding DUF4054 domain-containing protein, whose protein sequence is MTFLTRYPEFAKTKQPRIELALQDASNQMSRKVWGKLYEQGQHALAAHLLYQSGALTRSGHSNGKPIQTATSKSAGGLSVGYSAPDAGFGANHDGYASSSYGQEYLRLRKLVGIHVMVVP, encoded by the coding sequence ATGACTTTCCTCACACGTTACCCCGAGTTTGCCAAAACTAAACAGCCCCGAATCGAACTTGCCTTACAGGATGCATCTAATCAGATGAGTCGCAAAGTGTGGGGCAAGTTATACGAACAAGGTCAACACGCACTTGCCGCTCATCTTTTGTATCAATCAGGCGCATTAACCCGCTCAGGTCACAGCAACGGAAAACCTATCCAAACGGCGACGAGTAAAAGTGCCGGTGGTTTATCGGTTGGTTACTCTGCTCCTGATGCGGGATTTGGCGCTAATCATGATGGGTATGCGTCAAGCTCTTATGGGCAAGAATACCTCCGGCTTCGTAAGTTGGTGGGTATTCATGTGATGGTGGTTCCGTGA
- a CDS encoding phage baseplate plug family protein: MIYEIPVSNKPIQEQMFTLFDMNLRLTIYFNSVSKGWQFDLFDADKNKVITQRQGLAVNAPSLLEKDLPFILMLSDKSQFGINSISQNELGNRLLLYIVDKEAWREAIRTTA, translated from the coding sequence ATGATTTACGAAATACCGGTATCAAACAAACCCATTCAAGAGCAAATGTTCACGCTCTTTGATATGAATCTTCGATTAACGATTTATTTTAACTCAGTGTCAAAAGGCTGGCAGTTTGACTTGTTCGATGCAGATAAAAACAAGGTGATCACTCAACGTCAGGGATTAGCTGTTAATGCTCCGTCATTATTGGAAAAGGATTTGCCTTTTATTCTGATGTTGTCTGATAAATCACAGTTCGGCATTAATTCCATTTCTCAGAATGAGTTAGGTAATCGACTATTGCTCTACATTGTCGATAAGGAGGCTTGGCGTGAGGCAATTCGGACGACAGCTTAA
- a CDS encoding DUF1073 domain-containing protein produces the protein MTKTTFIGRLKDSLSSMITSLGEKIGAVIYSDKKPKVSDKELMAMYENSWVVAKYINKTADDMLKVPRVFIGDIDSSLKQQIEDIETKLGTYQIKHDALTWSSLLGDALIVAITDCDDVQIVSPLDLQNENIVKFLVLRKGEYTPDSKVICDIQSPHLGEPIIYHIDIGTGELKFHHSRCHRIKLGKHSIKDRCKFGTSDIQASYEAIKIFDTAIVSTGDTIQEANVDVLFIPNMNEQIAAGQEDKVLSYLRIMKEGKSSTGILAIDAGDSSIQGRYEQKNAQFAGLSDVITKMFSVLAGALSRPLSILFGQSATGFSSGEEDNKAYYEDINGRQESRLRPIQDFIDQFILDKLAIVDELKYTYPSIDSINEAELATRFTAYASGFSTLFQDYILDEKTILREMIARGLLTTVTEKDIESIIVSAGTNEVNNGASATFGAQAGET, from the coding sequence ATGACAAAGACAACATTTATCGGGCGATTGAAAGATAGCCTGAGCAGCATGATCACATCGCTTGGTGAAAAAATTGGAGCGGTGATCTATAGCGATAAAAAACCAAAAGTGTCTGATAAAGAACTTATGGCGATGTATGAAAATTCGTGGGTGGTAGCGAAGTACATTAATAAAACCGCTGACGATATGCTTAAGGTTCCCCGTGTATTTATTGGTGATATTGATAGTTCTCTAAAGCAGCAAATTGAGGACATTGAAACGAAACTTGGCACATATCAAATTAAACATGATGCGCTAACATGGTCATCCTTGCTGGGTGATGCGTTGATTGTTGCAATTACTGATTGCGATGATGTTCAAATAGTGTCACCTCTTGATCTGCAAAATGAAAATATCGTCAAATTCTTGGTGCTACGTAAGGGAGAATACACCCCTGACTCTAAAGTGATTTGTGATATTCAATCCCCGCATCTTGGTGAACCAATTATCTATCATATCGATATTGGTACTGGTGAACTGAAATTCCACCATTCACGATGCCATCGCATTAAGTTGGGTAAACATAGCATCAAGGATCGCTGTAAGTTTGGCACATCAGATATACAAGCCTCCTACGAAGCCATCAAGATTTTTGATACTGCAATTGTAAGTACGGGGGACACAATTCAAGAAGCTAACGTTGATGTGTTGTTTATACCAAATATGAATGAGCAAATAGCAGCAGGGCAGGAAGATAAGGTTCTAAGTTATTTACGCATCATGAAAGAAGGTAAATCATCAACAGGCATTCTAGCTATTGATGCAGGGGACTCATCGATTCAAGGTCGATATGAACAGAAGAACGCTCAATTCGCCGGTCTTTCGGATGTGATTACAAAAATGTTTAGTGTGCTAGCAGGGGCATTAAGTCGACCGTTATCAATCCTTTTTGGACAATCAGCAACAGGGTTTAGTTCTGGCGAAGAGGACAACAAAGCCTATTACGAAGATATCAATGGGCGGCAGGAATCGCGTTTACGGCCTATTCAGGATTTTATCGATCAATTTATTCTCGATAAATTGGCGATTGTGGATGAACTAAAATATACATACCCCTCTATCGATAGTATCAATGAAGCAGAGTTGGCAACTCGTTTTACTGCGTATGCGTCAGGTTTTAGCACGCTGTTTCAAGATTATATTCTGGATGAGAAAACGATCTTGCGTGAAATGATCGCAAGAGGATTACTCACGACGGTAACAGAAAAAGATATTGAGTCTATTATCGTCAGTGCCGGAACTAATGAGGTCAACAATGGAGCTTCAGCAACTTTTGGTGCGCAAGCAGGGGAGACGTAA
- a CDS encoding DUF3383 domain-containing protein, whose product MSLSIKEVINAQILPQSAAAQRRDLSMVAIFTSEVGVAFQDASTRYVFVSTPDDVANLFGTNSNAHKASMSLFSARPKLKRAMVARFVKEQQEIPATANALKGSPLSTGINAFKAISDGSMVLNVGGKSTELTGMDFSAAIDFSDIAQVISATLPEDLNLQAIWDIVGHRIIVQAQTAGAYPATRIGYATAAGQGSYVGSMLKLEDGQATIVTGQAAVTVKAESPSEALHNLEDLYQNWYGAYFADALTDEQIDDAHTWITSADLKVMAYTATRDEQIEWNNDNMLKKLFDKNSGRLMVQFNKTGDDHAAAELLAIAVSTVWNAQNTAKTVKFKQQTSVRSDDRVTQNEAQKCRRLGINFYTDYDGINMLAEGTMLGGTFIDEVMGLDAFLDSCQKQAFTTLQATPTKVPQTDKGQSRLIGSLVVIGNEFVRNGFLAGGIWRGDDVGELTYGDRLDDGFYFYSDSFDKQSQADREARKMMPIMCAIKLAGAGHSADLLIQFNR is encoded by the coding sequence ATGAGTTTATCAATCAAAGAGGTGATCAACGCTCAAATCTTGCCACAATCGGCAGCGGCACAACGCCGAGATTTAAGTATGGTCGCCATTTTTACATCAGAGGTGGGCGTGGCATTTCAGGATGCCTCGACACGTTATGTTTTTGTTTCTACCCCTGACGATGTTGCAAACCTATTCGGAACAAACTCGAACGCACATAAAGCGTCAATGTCTCTATTTTCAGCGAGACCAAAGCTTAAGCGTGCAATGGTTGCTCGATTCGTGAAAGAGCAACAAGAAATACCAGCAACCGCGAATGCGTTAAAAGGCTCGCCATTATCCACGGGTATTAATGCATTCAAAGCCATCTCGGATGGCTCGATGGTGCTAAATGTCGGTGGGAAATCAACAGAACTAACGGGAATGGATTTTAGCGCTGCCATTGATTTTTCTGATATTGCACAAGTCATTAGTGCTACCTTGCCAGAGGATTTAAACCTACAGGCTATTTGGGACATCGTAGGCCATCGGATTATTGTTCAAGCGCAAACCGCAGGGGCATACCCAGCGACACGTATTGGTTATGCAACAGCAGCGGGGCAAGGTTCCTATGTTGGTAGCATGCTTAAGCTGGAAGATGGGCAAGCAACAATCGTGACAGGCCAAGCGGCTGTGACGGTGAAAGCAGAAAGTCCATCAGAAGCACTGCATAATCTTGAAGACTTATACCAAAACTGGTACGGCGCTTATTTTGCTGATGCGCTGACGGACGAACAGATAGATGATGCGCACACTTGGATCACGTCGGCTGATTTGAAAGTCATGGCTTATACCGCTACGCGTGATGAACAAATTGAGTGGAACAACGATAACATGTTGAAGAAGCTGTTTGATAAGAACAGCGGACGCTTGATGGTTCAGTTCAATAAAACAGGTGATGACCACGCCGCAGCAGAATTACTGGCCATTGCAGTCTCAACGGTTTGGAATGCTCAAAATACAGCTAAAACAGTGAAGTTTAAGCAGCAAACCTCAGTACGTTCTGATGACCGAGTGACTCAAAACGAAGCGCAAAAGTGTCGTCGCCTCGGTATCAACTTTTACACCGACTATGACGGGATCAATATGTTGGCTGAAGGCACTATGCTCGGCGGGACATTTATTGATGAAGTGATGGGGCTGGATGCTTTTCTGGACTCTTGCCAAAAACAAGCATTCACAACCCTGCAAGCAACTCCAACGAAAGTTCCTCAAACAGATAAGGGCCAATCCCGCCTTATCGGTTCTTTGGTCGTTATTGGTAATGAATTTGTGCGTAACGGATTCTTAGCCGGTGGTATCTGGCGCGGGGATGATGTTGGTGAGCTGACATACGGTGACCGCCTCGATGACGGATTCTATTTTTATTCAGACAGCTTCGATAAGCAGTCACAGGCAGATCGTGAAGCACGAAAAATGATGCCTATTATGTGTGCAATTAAATTAGCCGGCGCGGGGCATTCGGCAGATCTGCTCATTCAATTTAATCGCTAG
- a CDS encoding DUF2213 domain-containing protein: MAWKKTPQGYVVTTATITRAGPIEYYGHEIGLTGSDANKKISIIRTLSELSKSETLKSFEGLPLTLTHPDDGEVTAQDHKEKSSGHIQNVRIDGDEVVCDVYITDALAIKTLEDTDVREVSVGYEPAEIEERSGQLYQINIRGNHVAVVADGRYGSECRLNDKKGKAMKKPYTLKDLVNLLKGKRANDAEGATLTADEIVGMIAALEKSLEDLNGQGTEEAAAKAQEVLTQLSELKAQLEGMKAGPNDNDGNADGSSNDDVATLKEQNAQLQAKVTELETENNSLKDELERLKNAQSTETTLNDAKSRFPKVNLKDAKSERDIHSAVLVQRGVFNDSAVKSMTDEALRSAYVALQVSTKPRSDIGKHLFNDAKPEEPRNFTKKFGGK, from the coding sequence ATGGCATGGAAAAAAACACCGCAGGGGTACGTTGTCACCACTGCGACAATTACCCGAGCAGGGCCGATTGAGTATTACGGTCATGAAATTGGGCTTACCGGCAGCGATGCCAACAAAAAAATATCAATCATCCGCACTCTCTCAGAACTCTCAAAATCAGAAACGCTTAAATCCTTTGAAGGTTTGCCACTCACGTTAACTCATCCTGATGATGGAGAGGTGACTGCGCAGGATCACAAAGAGAAATCATCAGGTCATATTCAAAATGTACGAATTGATGGTGATGAGGTTGTCTGTGACGTTTACATCACTGACGCACTGGCAATCAAAACATTAGAGGATACAGACGTTAGAGAGGTGTCTGTCGGGTATGAACCCGCTGAAATCGAAGAGCGGTCAGGACAGTTATATCAAATCAATATTCGCGGCAATCATGTTGCGGTAGTGGCTGATGGGCGTTATGGCTCTGAATGCCGATTAAATGACAAAAAAGGTAAGGCAATGAAAAAACCATACACATTAAAAGACCTTGTTAACCTGCTTAAAGGTAAGCGAGCTAATGACGCAGAGGGTGCCACGCTAACAGCCGATGAAATTGTAGGCATGATTGCTGCTCTTGAGAAGTCATTGGAGGATTTGAACGGACAAGGCACTGAAGAAGCTGCTGCAAAAGCACAGGAGGTATTAACGCAACTTTCTGAATTAAAAGCGCAGCTCGAAGGAATGAAAGCGGGGCCAAATGACAATGATGGCAATGCAGATGGCAGCTCTAATGATGATGTTGCTACATTGAAAGAGCAAAATGCGCAGCTACAAGCCAAAGTGACGGAATTAGAGACAGAGAATAACTCGCTCAAAGATGAGTTAGAACGTCTTAAAAACGCACAATCAACCGAAACTACGTTAAATGATGCGAAATCGCGATTCCCGAAAGTGAATCTCAAAGATGCAAAGTCAGAGCGTGATATTCACTCTGCGGTATTAGTTCAGCGTGGTGTATTCAATGACTCTGCAGTTAAAAGCATGACAGATGAGGCACTCCGTTCAGCGTATGTGGCCTTACAGGTGTCAACTAAACCACGCAGCGATATTGGTAAGCATTTGTTTAACGATGCCAAGCCAGAAGAGCCGCGCAATTTCACTAAAAAATTCGGGGGTAAATAA